The Silene latifolia isolate original U9 population chromosome 4, ASM4854445v1, whole genome shotgun sequence region GGAACGAGGTCCTAGGGTCGATCAGCGAGCTTGCAAAGACTTTAAATGATGACTTTGTTCGCTTACTTCGCGAGGAGGTGGCAAGGCAGAACTAGGGTGTGCAATGCCAAACCAAGCATTAAGTGATCAAGGGAATGACCTTAAGGGTGGCAAGGAGTGCCACAATACGAGATGCACCTAGGTGGCACCTAGGACCTGAACCGCCAAAGTTTGATGGGAAGAGGGACGCAAAAGAGATCGACAACTTCATGTGACGCATGTAGTACTTTGACTCCCTTTGTATCGATGAAGATGCTCAAGGATCAAGACCGCGACCATGTACCTATCTGATGACGCCATCCTATGGTGGAGACGACGTTAAGCGGAAAAGAAGAGGGGACAATACCGGATTAAAATATGGGACAAGTTCAAAGCCAACTTCAAGGGGTCTATCTGGGTAACGCCGAAGGAAGCTCCGAGCCTTCTCCGAGCCTTTTCTTCTCCGAGCATTGAAGCATATCAGCTCAAACAAGGAGTATGTGAAGCAATACACATCTCTCTTGTTGGAGGTAAGAGACATGCCTAAGAGCTATCTTTCTTATACTTCCATGGATGGGTTCGAACAATGGGCAAGAGTTGAAGAGGCGCAATGTTAAGACCCTAAATGAGGCTATCTTGGATTCTTGGTAGCTAAGTCGACGCGTTGCCAAATGATATGAGAAGAGGAAGGAGGGTTGAGGGCGGAACCAACTTGGTGGGGAGATGACCACCAACCGAAGGCTAATTAGGCAGAGGCAAGAGGCAAGAGGCAAGAGGCAAGAGGCAAGAGGCAAGAGGCAAGAATGGGTTGCGATCTAATTTCGAAGGACGCTTGGCAAGGGTTTGCCCAAGGCAACAAAAGCTTAACATTTTGGCGTTAAAACTTGGGGACGAGGAGTCAATGGGATGCCTAAAATTTAACATGGACGGGGGAGAGTCATGAGGGCTAGAGGCGATGAGACGGCATGGAGCCGACAAGACACAACCACGACAAGAATTGACACTAATTGACACTACTGCGGTCATGGAAAAGGAGCCGACGGGACTAGCAACCATGACAGACGCAAAGACCACACAAAGTACATGGGGCACTTCTACTGTCAATGGGATGGTGAACGATGTTGATCGATTAGGGAGCAACGTACAACAACTACAACTACGTGGCCTTAAGGGTGGCCTAGGACGTGGGCATTAGTTTATCACTTTATCTATTCTATATTTGAGTGTCTAAGTCAATTCACTAGTGAAGTCTCTCCATGGTTCCACAACGTTCCAGAAGGATCCAAAGAGTTTGGGAAAGGTCCGGAGGCGACAAGATGTGTCTAGAAGATTCCAGAAGCATGAAGAAACGTCTAGGCCAACGTGTGGAACAGTCCGGAAACTTTAAGGACAAGTCGGGCTAGGCTAGAAGGGACTAGAGCGCTCTAGACTCTAGAGATGCCTGGAGGTCTCTAGTATGGTGTAGAAGTATCTGGATTTTGCTAGGACATTACGGAAGTGTAGTATAGTATAGGAGAGTCTAGGACATTGACGTCTAGACCATTACGAAAGGTTTCATTCTCGATTGTTCTTAGGGAGGGAGATGCCTAATAATAGGAGGCAACCCATTCAGTTGCAATCATCCACACAACATTCACACAAACTCACATTGTATACTCAAGTATAAAGCTTTACAAATACAAGTGATCATTTCCAAACTGTAAGCATCCAAGCCTTGTGTACACCTTTCTCACTTTAGTAAAGTGAATGTTTCTCACTTCGTAAAAGTGAACCGTTGTACATGTAAGTGTCTAGCTTCTTCACTCATTCCGACACTTGCTTGATCGTTAGGGCTTTGTACATGAGCCTAGTACGTTGGGTTTGCCTGTCCCGACTTGACCGCAAGCCAGGTGGCACACAAGTCTTCACTAGGGGAAAGAGTTATCTTGTGACACTATGCTCAACAAAGTAAATTATTACTCCATCTGTCCCGGtgatttgtttacctattctatATTTGactgtctcagtcaattgtttgcctttctatttttaggaagctTTTAAAGTATTACTTTACCAATTTACCCTTGAGAATACAGCCATGTACAAGCCCCCTCACAAAAACCACCTATCGTAGAACTTAGTACAAGTCACAGGTCTCCCCCAAAGTACCAAATAGTCCCTGCCAAATAGTCCCCGCCATTTGCCAAAGTTAAAATCAAAGGTACTGCTCTCCCATTTGGCGCATAAAGCAAATAGGGTTATAAGTGTATTTTACTCCCTTTCCTTGGTAtgtgtgccaaaatcaaaggtaaacaaatcaccatgacggagggagtataagcaTCTTTAGTGGCTTCTTTTATATGATTCCTCTAAGCTACTGGTTAAATTATCACAGAGACATATAAATGACTCATTTGCCCATTTTAAACTAAGAAAATTACACAAAAAAAAGTCTTTCAAGGGGAGAAGATGCTAATCGACAAAAAAAGCTACAGGTTGCTGACCTGACTACCAGTGTCCACGCATCCAAGCTGTGAGTTCGTGGTTGTATTCCAAAAACGGATGCACCTATCAGCTGTACCACCACCTGATGCAAGGAGCCCATGAAGATGGGGTGACCAGGCAATTGCTTTAACTGCAGCAGTATGCTCTGAATATTTCAGCAAAGGTTGAGTCTTATGTTGGTTCCACACAAAGAGCTGTGACCAAGAAAGACGAGAGTATAAACAAACCCAAGTACTTTCCACTATGAGTAAAAAAGTAGTTTTCAACAAGCACGAAACTCAGAAGACTCACCCTATTGTCATTCCCGCCTGATGCAAGTTCCCGATTATCATCAGACCACTTGAGACCACAAACCTTAATCACAATAATAGCTAACTTAATTACATTCAGTTTCAAGTGTAATTAATTTGAAGGAAGACCTGATTTCGAATATCTAGTGTCAACTTTGTTCAATTATTTTCCTGGTACAACTTTTTAAATAGGATAGTATAAAATAATTGACCTGACTGATCTCACATTGCATCTTTATTAGACAATAATGTTCTCAATTGACATCTTGCCATGAAAAAACGGGGGCCAATAACAATCTAATGGAAGGTGCAACACATAAGCAGTACAGGAGAAAGCCAAAATCGAGAATGACGGCGAGTTTCAGTATTTAAGTCAAACCTCTGATTTGTGTCCAGCAAGTTTACTGACAAAATCATCTTTTGCACGTATATCTCTTTGCAAAATATTCTTATCTCTGCTACCAGATGACAGCACAGATGAACTCCACGCCAAAGCACCTACACGCATTCGGTGGCCCTCCATATTCCGAATGTTCTTGCAGCGAGAAGCATCCCAAATCTGGAGGAAAGAATCAACACCATTTTAACTCTACCAAATTATTAGACAGCACTTTACATCATCCATAATTCCGTATCCGAACATCTCACAGCAGTATCTTCTATAATCCATACAATATAATTAACAAGCACGTAATACCTGGACTTTGCCTTCATTAGTCCCAATTGCTAGATGTGTCCCCCGTTGAGCCCATCCTACTGAACAGACACTATCATCAAGTCCCAAGTCACATAATTTTGTGACCTGCAGATAGCCGTAATGTCAGTCAAGGCAACAACCAATACTAAAAAGGCAGCAACGTAACCTTCGTTTAAAAAGCATTCAAGAGCAAACATGTGCACTCAAAACAGTTTTTTAAGCAATAACCATCAACCAAAGAAGACAAGTGGTTCCCTTGAAAGTTGAAACTACTCCCTTCGTCccgtcatttatttacctttgattttggcacaaagaacaAGAGAAGAAGGGGggcaattattagatgacaagtgggCCAAATTGAGGGTGTAGGATCAAATTGATCATCAAATGCATTTccaaaatagaaaggtaaacaattgactcagacacccaaaaatgtaaaaggtaaacaaatgaccgggacggagggagtaacaaACAACAGAATTAGAAGCTTACCTTGCTACTTGAAGCATTCCACAAGTAGACACAGTTGCCCAATCCGACTGCAAGAACATTGTGAGACGACCAATCCACTAAATTGAGATAAAAATCATCTTGCAATGCGGGTGCATCCAATACCTAATACAAAAGCCAAACTCAGAAACGAAATTCCAACAATGGCTACCCAAAAGAAGCGAAATTCCATTCAATTACAGCACAAAAAGTATACAGATTAACAATAAAATAATGAATTACCTTATGAGGAGAACGAGGAAGCTTCCTAGGAGACTTAACAGGACTATAACTAACACCAGGGACGGAATCGTCGGGACCAAAGGGCAAAAGAGACGGCATTGGTCTCCTTGTTTGGGTCTTATACCGGAATATATTGGTATTGACGGGTGACCCAGAATCAGGAGTACCCGGATAAAAAGAACCAGATTCGGGACCGAATAAGGCGGCCCGGAGCATGGCGATGTAGGCGGCAGAACCATCTTCACGGATCTCATCTGGCTTCCCAGATACGgaaccattattattattataataataattagtattattattaaaagaagaTGAAGTTGAAGGAGTAGTTGGAGATGAAGAAGTGGTTgatttagaagaagaagaaggagaagagagagaaaaaagagaaaaatgtgaAGAAGATCTTGATGGGATAAAACGGTCAGTCAAGATAGTACGAGATGGTGAAAATGGATTGTGATTTGTGTTTAACATACGTTCTATACTAATATTAATTGATGGCCGTGACATTCTTGATGGGTAGTTTATCAATGGAGGAATCGGAGTCCgagtcggaatcggagtcggaatcggaTCGTCTTTCATGGTCAACATTTTAGGAGTAGGAGGAAGAAAAACAAGAAATCCTAAAATTAGAAAATTTAGAGAAAGAAAGATGGATAGAGGTGAAGACTCAACAACAATTGCATGTGGGTTGGATTTAggcgatcatcatcatcatcatcatcactgtcttTGTCTTGCTGTTAATAGTTAATTTTCCCGGGAAACTAAGTCTGTCACGTTTTTGCGGGAAATTAAGGTAAATTTGGGAATTCACTACGACGGTTAATTCTTGTTCATTTTCATACCTCGGTCATTTAAGAGTTTCAAGATAATGGATTTAGTTGGCTCCTCTTGGtgttcaatttttattttcatttttcttATGTCATTTTCGTTCATGGTTTGTTATCCGCTCTGAAGTTAAATCTAATTTATAAGGAATCTACATTTCTTAAGAAACCTCATACTTATTTTATTGTTCACAAAAAGATGGACTCCCGTGCTGATCAAGGGAGCTATAGTGCTCATTCCACTTGAATTTGCATAATACGGTTTTACAGTCCGTCTTGCTTGTGACAGTCACAAGCTTATGACCTCTCACAATTCTTCCCACTTGCCCTTTCTACTTGCCCTTCCACTTGCAAGCTTGTCtcacgtcacaagcttgtgacggatttagtccgtcacaaatgagaatttgtgaaggttTTATTAtcctctccctttcttttctacTTTGTGCCTTTTTTCTTACAATTAGTGAAACAAATGTGGCTGGCAGAATTATTGTGTTGAAACAGCTGGTTTTACCAAGCAATTTGAAGAGCACAATTACAAATATTCCAAGAGAAAATGACACCAAATGGTCCC contains the following coding sequences:
- the LOC141653800 gene encoding B-type cell cycle switch protein ccs52A-like produces the protein MLTMKDDPIPTPIPTRTPIPPLINYPSRMSRPSINISIERMLNTNHNPFSPSRTILTDRFIPSRSSSHFSLFSLSSPSSSSKSTTSSSPTTPSTSSSFNNNTNYYYNNNNGSVSGKPDEIREDGSAAYIAMLRAALFGPESGSFYPGTPDSGSPVNTNIFRYKTQTRRPMPSLLPFGPDDSVPGVSYSPVKSPRKLPRSPHKVLDAPALQDDFYLNLVDWSSHNVLAVGLGNCVYLWNASSSKVTKLCDLGLDDSVCSVGWAQRGTHLAIGTNEGKVQIWDASRCKNIRNMEGHRMRVGALAWSSSVLSSGSRDKNILQRDIRAKDDFVSKLAGHKSEVCGLKWSDDNRELASGGNDNRLFVWNQHKTQPLLKYSEHTAAVKAIAWSPHLHGLLASGGGTADRCIRFWNTTTNSQLGCVDTGSQVCNLVWSKNVNELVSTHGYSQNQIIVWRYPSMSKLATLTGHSYRVLYLAISPDGQTIVTGAGDETLRFWNVFPSSKFQNTESEPRFRSHGRAQIR